From Leptotrichia wadei, one genomic window encodes:
- a CDS encoding DJ-1 family glyoxalase III — protein MKEKKVAVFLADGFEEVEAITPVDLLQRAGIAVDTVSITDDNLVESARKVKILADKVIGEIDFSEYDMLVMPGGPGTGNYFKSQLLLDNVLKFSKDTENKRVAAICAAPTVLASLGILEGKNAVCFPACEDDLLKGKAILKKERAVVDGNIITSRSAGTAMDFSLAIIGELLGKEVVERIAKEIVL, from the coding sequence ATGAAAGAAAAAAAAGTTGCAGTATTTTTGGCGGATGGATTTGAAGAAGTTGAGGCAATAACGCCAGTTGATTTGCTTCAAAGGGCTGGAATTGCTGTGGATACGGTTTCAATTACAGATGATAATCTTGTGGAAAGTGCAAGAAAAGTGAAAATATTGGCTGATAAAGTTATTGGAGAAATTGATTTTTCAGAATATGATATGCTTGTAATGCCTGGTGGACCAGGGACAGGCAATTATTTTAAATCACAGCTTCTTTTGGATAATGTTTTGAAATTTTCAAAAGATACTGAAAATAAAAGAGTTGCCGCTATTTGCGCTGCTCCAACAGTATTGGCAAGTCTTGGGATTCTAGAAGGGAAAAATGCGGTTTGCTTTCCAGCCTGTGAAGATGATTTGCTGAAGGGGAAGGCGATATTAAAGAAGGAAAGAGCTGTTGTGGATGGGAATATTATAACTAGCCGAAGCGCTGGAACTGCAATGGACTTTTCACTTGCGATTATCGGTGAACTTTTGGGAAAAGAAGTGGTTGAGAGAATTGCAAAGGAAATTGTGCTTTAA
- the rsmH gene encoding 16S rRNA (cytosine(1402)-N(4))-methyltransferase RsmH: MEYHKPVLFDEVMDNIITDGDAVYVDCTLGGGGHTQGILENSSENSDVIAIDQDIQAIEFAKKRLEKFGNKLQIFQDNFRNVDTVVYLAGFEKVDRILMDIGVSSNQLDNAKRGFSYRFEARLDMRMDSNLKISAYEVVNDFSEKEIADIIYKYGEEPKSRKIAKKIVEYRKNKPIETTTELADIVIRSIGKSMKRHPAKRTFQAIRIFVNKELEVLSETLDKAVKLLNKNGRLLVITFHSLEDRIVKEKFREYEDPCTCPKDIPICVCNKKSLGKIITRKPIVAKTSELEENNRAHSAKLRIFERSE; the protein is encoded by the coding sequence ATGGAATATCATAAACCTGTGCTGTTTGATGAAGTGATGGACAATATAATAACAGATGGGGATGCGGTTTATGTTGATTGTACGCTTGGCGGCGGTGGACATACACAAGGTATTCTGGAAAATTCTTCTGAAAATTCAGATGTTATTGCAATTGATCAGGATATTCAGGCTATTGAATTTGCCAAGAAAAGGCTGGAGAAATTTGGTAATAAGCTTCAAATATTTCAGGATAATTTTAGAAATGTTGATACAGTTGTTTATCTTGCAGGATTTGAAAAGGTGGATCGAATACTGATGGATATAGGAGTTTCTTCAAATCAGCTAGATAATGCTAAAAGAGGTTTTTCATATAGATTTGAGGCAAGGCTGGATATGCGGATGGACAGTAATTTGAAAATAAGTGCTTATGAAGTTGTCAATGATTTTTCTGAAAAAGAGATTGCTGATATTATTTACAAATATGGTGAAGAGCCAAAATCTCGAAAGATTGCAAAGAAAATTGTGGAATATAGGAAAAATAAACCTATTGAAACTACGACAGAACTTGCAGATATTGTTATACGGTCGATAGGGAAAAGTATGAAAAGACATCCTGCTAAAAGAACGTTTCAGGCTATTAGAATTTTTGTAAATAAAGAACTTGAAGTATTAAGTGAAACGTTGGATAAGGCGGTAAAATTGCTTAATAAAAACGGCAGACTTTTGGTAATTACTTTTCATTCTTTGGAAGATAGGATTGTAAAGGAAAAATTTCGTGAATATGAAGATCCTTGCACTTGTCCAAAGGATATACCGATTTGCGTGTGTAACAAGAAAAGTTTAGGAAAGATAATTACAAGAAAGCCAATTGTTGCTAAAACATCAGAGCTGGAAGAGAATAACAGGGCACATTCGGCAAAATTGAGAATTTTTGAAAGGAGTGAATAA
- the ftsH gene encoding ATP-dependent zinc metalloprotease FtsH has protein sequence MAEKDKNDIRKRLEELRKDNNRKNNRQDDGNKSPFSGFLFFIFVVLLFTFTAIFHQDIQTYFQAKKEISYTEFVNRTQAGEFAEINEKDDKLIAQSHENGKDTLYFTKKITDRVGNEPIIINAIERKKVKLNSLQPSGGSFFLLLLGQFLPMIIMIALMVYLAKKMVGGSQGGGPGNIFGFGKSRVNKIDKKPDVKFDDVAGVDGAKEELREVVDFLKNPEKYTKAGARVPKGVLLLGRPGTGKTLLAKAVAGESGASFFSISGSEFVEMFVGVGASRVRDLFEKAKESSPSIIFIDEIDAIGRRRSVGKNSGSNDEREQTLNQLLVEMDGFETDTKVIVLAATNREDVLDPALLRAGRFDRRVTVDAPDLQGRIAILKVHSRNKKLAKDVRLEDIAKITPGFVGADLANLLNEAAILAARRASDTIKMADLDEAVDKIGMGLGQKGKIIKPEEKKLLAYHEAGHAIMTELTPGADPVHKVTIIPRGEAGGFMMPLPEEKLVTTSKQMLAEIKVLFGGRAAEEIGLEDISTGAYSDIKRATKVARAYVESVGMSKKLGPINFENSDDEYSFAPNKSDETVREIDLEIRKILTEEYLNTLNTLQDNWSKLEEVVALLLKKETITGDEVRRIIKGETAEQILKESENSDKDEKTQSFKTEEVKNKEIQKSESEKAAEDAKQELELENETENKVEEDAKKLEEKNKTKKLAEAVREITGKSDWSSEGDSDSEGTENSKNDDENKDKDKKDKDNNNSDDSSDNNGGSGSDGNKDENDDSSNQAGNNKKKKNNFKLPSFME, from the coding sequence ATGGCAGAGAAAGATAAAAACGATATTAGAAAGCGGTTGGAAGAATTGCGGAAGGATAACAATAGAAAAAATAATAGACAGGATGATGGAAATAAATCTCCATTTTCAGGATTTCTGTTCTTTATTTTCGTAGTGTTGCTATTCACTTTTACAGCGATATTCCATCAGGATATACAAACTTATTTTCAAGCTAAAAAGGAAATTTCATATACAGAATTTGTAAATAGGACACAAGCTGGGGAATTTGCTGAAATAAATGAAAAAGATGATAAATTGATTGCACAGTCTCATGAAAATGGAAAAGATACCCTTTATTTCACAAAGAAAATAACAGATAGAGTCGGAAATGAACCGATTATCATTAATGCGATTGAACGTAAGAAAGTGAAGTTAAATTCATTGCAGCCATCGGGAGGAAGTTTCTTCTTGCTACTTTTAGGGCAATTTTTACCGATGATTATAATGATAGCTCTTATGGTTTATTTAGCTAAAAAAATGGTTGGAGGTTCACAAGGTGGAGGACCTGGAAACATTTTCGGATTTGGAAAATCTAGAGTTAATAAAATTGATAAAAAGCCTGATGTAAAATTTGATGATGTTGCAGGTGTTGATGGAGCGAAAGAAGAATTACGGGAAGTTGTTGACTTTTTGAAAAATCCTGAAAAATATACAAAAGCTGGGGCAAGAGTGCCGAAAGGCGTGCTTTTGTTAGGAAGACCTGGAACAGGGAAAACATTGCTTGCAAAGGCGGTTGCTGGTGAATCTGGAGCTTCGTTCTTTAGCATTTCAGGTTCGGAATTTGTGGAAATGTTTGTTGGGGTTGGTGCTTCACGTGTAAGGGACTTGTTTGAAAAAGCTAAGGAATCTAGCCCATCAATTATATTTATTGATGAAATTGATGCTATTGGTAGAAGAAGAAGTGTTGGAAAAAATAGTGGAAGCAATGATGAAAGAGAACAAACATTGAATCAGCTGCTTGTTGAAATGGATGGATTTGAAACTGATACAAAAGTTATCGTGCTTGCAGCAACAAATAGGGAAGATGTGCTTGACCCTGCGTTATTGCGTGCTGGACGTTTTGATAGACGTGTGACAGTTGATGCGCCTGATTTACAAGGACGTATTGCGATATTGAAAGTTCATTCGAGAAATAAAAAGCTTGCTAAAGATGTAAGACTTGAGGATATTGCTAAAATAACTCCAGGATTTGTCGGAGCTGATTTGGCTAACTTGTTAAATGAAGCGGCTATTTTGGCAGCAAGAAGAGCCAGTGATACGATAAAAATGGCTGATCTGGATGAAGCTGTAGATAAAATTGGAATGGGACTTGGACAAAAAGGTAAAATTATTAAACCTGAAGAAAAGAAATTATTGGCTTATCACGAAGCTGGACATGCTATTATGACTGAATTAACACCAGGAGCTGATCCTGTTCATAAGGTTACAATAATTCCTAGAGGTGAAGCTGGTGGATTTATGATGCCGCTTCCTGAAGAAAAATTAGTAACTACAAGTAAACAGATGCTGGCTGAAATAAAAGTGCTGTTTGGTGGGCGTGCCGCTGAAGAAATCGGATTGGAAGATATAAGTACAGGTGCTTATTCTGATATAAAGCGTGCTACAAAAGTCGCAAGAGCTTATGTTGAAAGTGTCGGAATGAGTAAAAAATTAGGACCAATTAACTTTGAAAATTCAGATGATGAATATTCATTTGCTCCAAACAAAAGTGATGAAACAGTTAGGGAAATTGATCTTGAAATAAGAAAAATACTAACTGAAGAATATTTAAATACTTTAAATACTTTACAGGATAACTGGAGCAAATTAGAAGAAGTAGTGGCATTATTGCTGAAAAAGGAAACTATTACTGGAGATGAAGTTAGACGAATCATTAAAGGTGAAACAGCTGAGCAAATTTTGAAGGAATCTGAAAATTCTGACAAAGATGAAAAAACTCAAAGCTTTAAAACAGAAGAAGTTAAAAATAAAGAAATTCAAAAATCTGAGAGCGAAAAAGCAGCAGAAGATGCTAAGCAGGAATTAGAACTTGAAAATGAAACAGAAAATAAAGTGGAAGAAGATGCTAAAAAGCTGGAAGAAAAAAATAAAACTAAAAAACTAGCTGAAGCTGTAAGAGAAATTACTGGAAAATCAGACTGGTCATCGGAAGGTGATTCTGATTCAGAAGGAACAGAAAATAGTAAAAATGATGATGAAAATAAAGACAAAGATAAAAAAGATAAAGATAATAATAATTCTGATGATTCTTCTGATAATAATGGCGGTTCTGGAAGTGATGGAAATAAAGATGAAAATGATGATTCTTCAAATCAGGCAGGTAATAATAAAAAGAAAAAAAATAATTTTAAATTGCCTAGTTTTATGGAGTAG
- the ptsP gene encoding phosphoenolpyruvate--protein phosphotransferase translates to MKRMTGIGASEGVSIGKVLLFITEEIVVPETKDENSTIEAELAKLENGLKKSKMQLIAIREKVKEKMGEDKAAIFDGHIMLLEDDDLISEVEDKIKGDGLPAAKALHDGINEYCDMISQLDDPYLRERAADLKDIGKRWLKNLLGMKIHDLSNLEPGTIVVTEDLTPSDTAQLDLENCIGFITEVGGKTAHSAIMARSLELPAVVGVKGILTEVKDGELVVMDGETGELYLEPSEELISEYVKKQEVLKKEKEELRKLIHEDAVTVDGRKVDIWGNIGSPNDVDAVIESGATGIGLYRTEFLFMNSDHFPTEEEQYQAYRVVAEKMQGKPVTIRTMDIGGDKELPYLDLPKELNPFLGYRAIRISLENKDMFKTQLRAILRASQYGQIKIMYPMISSINEIRKANAILEECKKELDEIGKIYDRNIKVGIMVETPSTAIVAYKFAKEVDFFSIGTNDLTQYFLAVDRGNEMVSTLYNSFNPAVLEAIQKVIDAAHGAHISVSMCGEFAGDKRATKLLLGMGLDSFSMSASSGLTVKKIIRNSSYADAQKFRDLILQQDTPEDVIAKLV, encoded by the coding sequence ATGAAAAGAATGACAGGAATTGGTGCTTCTGAAGGAGTATCTATAGGTAAAGTATTACTTTTTATAACAGAGGAAATTGTTGTACCGGAAACTAAGGATGAAAATTCAACAATTGAAGCTGAACTTGCAAAATTGGAAAATGGATTGAAAAAATCTAAAATGCAGTTAATTGCAATTAGAGAAAAAGTAAAAGAGAAAATGGGAGAAGATAAAGCAGCAATTTTTGATGGTCATATTATGCTTCTTGAAGATGATGATTTAATTTCGGAAGTTGAAGATAAAATTAAAGGAGATGGGCTTCCAGCCGCAAAAGCATTACACGATGGAATTAATGAATATTGTGATATGATTTCACAATTGGATGATCCATATTTAAGAGAAAGAGCTGCTGATTTAAAAGATATAGGTAAAAGATGGCTTAAAAACTTGCTAGGTATGAAAATTCATGACTTGAGCAACTTGGAACCAGGGACAATTGTTGTAACTGAAGACTTGACTCCATCTGATACTGCTCAATTGGATTTGGAAAACTGTATTGGATTTATTACAGAAGTTGGAGGAAAAACAGCCCATTCTGCAATTATGGCAAGATCGCTTGAATTACCGGCAGTAGTTGGAGTAAAAGGAATTTTGACAGAAGTTAAGGATGGAGAACTTGTTGTTATGGATGGAGAAACTGGGGAATTATATCTGGAACCATCTGAAGAATTGATTAGCGAATATGTTAAAAAACAAGAAGTGTTAAAAAAAGAAAAAGAAGAATTAAGAAAATTAATTCATGAAGATGCAGTTACTGTTGATGGAAGAAAAGTCGACATTTGGGGAAATATTGGAAGTCCTAATGATGTTGATGCTGTAATCGAATCTGGAGCAACTGGAATTGGATTATATAGAACAGAATTCCTATTTATGAACTCTGATCACTTCCCAACAGAAGAAGAACAATATCAAGCATATAGAGTAGTTGCTGAAAAAATGCAAGGAAAACCTGTAACAATAAGAACAATGGACATTGGTGGAGATAAAGAATTACCATACTTAGACTTGCCAAAAGAATTAAATCCATTCTTGGGATATAGAGCAATCAGAATTTCATTGGAAAATAAAGATATGTTCAAAACTCAATTGAGAGCGATTTTAAGAGCATCTCAATATGGACAAATTAAAATTATGTATCCAATGATAAGTTCAATTAATGAAATTAGAAAAGCAAACGCTATTTTGGAAGAATGTAAAAAAGAACTTGATGAAATCGGAAAAATTTATGATAGAAATATAAAAGTAGGAATAATGGTTGAAACTCCTTCAACAGCTATTGTTGCTTATAAATTTGCAAAAGAAGTTGACTTTTTCTCAATCGGAACAAATGACTTGACACAATACTTCTTAGCAGTAGATAGAGGAAATGAAATGGTTTCAACTTTATATAATTCATTTAACCCTGCTGTATTGGAAGCTATTCAAAAGGTAATTGATGCTGCACATGGAGCTCACATTAGTGTAAGTATGTGTGGAGAGTTTGCAGGAGATAAGAGAGCTACTAAGTTGCTTTTAGGAATGGGACTTGATTCATTTAGTATGAGTGCTTCATCTGGTTTAACTGTTAAGAAAATAATTAGAAATAGCAGTTATGCTGATGCTCAAAAATTTAGAGATTTAATTTTGCAACAAGACACACCTGAAGATGTTATAGCAAAATTAGTTTAA
- the tilS gene encoding tRNA lysidine(34) synthetase TilS: MEKVKKIEKKILKRSIEVIEKKLISEGDKVLIAFSGGPDSVFLYNFLKFLKSRISMEISLVYVNHNLRADVENDLKFVKKFASENDVDCYIQSVDVKKYSKENKKSLELAARELRYEAIEEVRKNIGYNKIATGHNMDDNVETFIFRLLRGTSMNGLKGIPEVRENIVRPILGFEKSEILYFLKSRNWEYLVDYTNNENDYTRNFIRNEIFPCFERVNPDFRRKVESLIVEINERNFAGAEKFENEKNLEKGNFKILKKNEVNQKDELSFFLKKNNVQVSREKIDQIFRSFFNKNGELKNAGTKEFYLGENKILQNVYGKLEIVKILNRNTKEDLESDKNRILSDKTIILKENQSIKWYNYKITLYENIENFKKDENAEYAIFKIDDRIENGEFFVRNRKDGDRISLKNLGHKKVKKILIDEKVPKGERDFVPIVGVKVSGIQNNLEFSSDDVKLENGNTNEVTEILAISDIKFSKFLEKIQENEIEKEIKKLGNGSKSKLLVIGRKNGRER, encoded by the coding sequence ATGGAAAAAGTAAAAAAAATAGAAAAGAAAATATTGAAGAGATCAATAGAAGTTATTGAAAAAAAATTGATTTCAGAAGGAGATAAAGTTCTTATTGCATTTTCTGGAGGGCCTGATTCGGTTTTTCTTTATAATTTTCTAAAATTTTTAAAAAGTCGAATTTCGATGGAAATTTCACTTGTTTATGTCAATCATAATTTGCGGGCTGATGTTGAGAATGATTTGAAATTTGTAAAAAAGTTTGCATCTGAAAACGATGTTGACTGTTATATTCAAAGTGTGGATGTAAAAAAATATTCAAAAGAAAATAAGAAATCATTGGAATTAGCGGCTAGGGAATTACGGTATGAAGCGATTGAGGAAGTTAGGAAAAATATTGGGTATAATAAAATTGCAACAGGTCATAATATGGATGACAATGTGGAAACTTTTATTTTTCGGCTTTTACGTGGAACGTCTATGAATGGGTTAAAGGGTATTCCAGAAGTGCGTGAGAATATAGTAAGACCAATTTTAGGATTTGAAAAAAGTGAAATTTTGTATTTTCTGAAAAGTCGGAATTGGGAATATTTAGTTGATTATACAAATAATGAAAATGATTATACGAGAAATTTTATTAGAAATGAAATTTTTCCTTGCTTTGAAAGGGTTAATCCAGATTTTAGAAGAAAAGTGGAATCTTTGATTGTGGAAATTAATGAAAGAAATTTTGCTGGAGCGGAAAAATTTGAAAATGAGAAAAATTTAGAAAAGGGAAATTTTAAAATTCTAAAGAAAAATGAGGTTAATCAAAAGGATGAATTGAGTTTTTTTCTGAAAAAAAATAATGTGCAAGTTTCAAGGGAAAAGATTGATCAGATTTTTAGGAGTTTTTTTAATAAAAATGGAGAATTGAAAAATGCAGGGACAAAGGAATTTTATTTAGGAGAAAATAAAATTTTGCAAAATGTTTATGGGAAACTGGAAATTGTAAAGATTTTAAATAGAAATACAAAAGAAGATCTAGAAAGTGATAAAAATAGAATATTATCTGATAAAACCATAATTTTAAAGGAAAATCAAAGTATTAAATGGTATAATTACAAAATAACCCTATATGAAAATATTGAAAATTTTAAAAAGGATGAAAATGCAGAATATGCTATTTTTAAAATTGATGATAGAATAGAAAATGGGGAATTTTTTGTCAGAAATAGAAAAGATGGAGATAGAATTTCTTTGAAAAATTTAGGACATAAAAAGGTGAAGAAAATCTTGATTGATGAAAAAGTTCCAAAGGGGGAAAGAGATTTTGTTCCGATTGTAGGAGTTAAGGTTTCTGGAATTCAAAATAATTTAGAGTTTTCAAGTGATGATGTAAAATTGGAAAATGGAAATACTAATGAAGTGACAGAAATTTTAGCAATTTCGGATATAAAATTTTCAAAATTTTTGGAAAAAATTCAGGAAAATGAGATAGAAAAAGAAATAAAAAAATTAGGAAACGGGAGTAAAAGTAAATTATTAGTAATTGGGAGGAAAAATGGCAGAGAAAGATAA
- a CDS encoding ankyrin repeat domain-containing protein, with protein MILGIILLLFSQIMFPITFKYDTGENLVTKKKEEDTKERQIKSLLDAIRKHNNKYVQFYLAIEKNIKNRKGLLEEYINRPAGVYGVDLNESSLIAGGGAELVDVNSKSKDGYTPIIVAIEARNQEILKLLIENGANLYERHPIFNRTTVGTAAYYGNEEAVETLLKKDSRLANIGSTVDGWTPLEDATLKANVEIVKMLLKYGANPTLTDKHGGTPMDMATKFGKGEIVKVLRDHIKANRSKYYK; from the coding sequence ATGATCTTGGGTATAATTTTATTGCTTTTTAGTCAAATAATGTTTCCAATAACTTTTAAATATGACACTGGAGAAAATCTGGTAACGAAAAAAAAGGAAGAGGATACGAAAGAAAGGCAGATAAAATCATTGCTTGATGCTATTCGAAAGCATAATAACAAATATGTTCAGTTTTATCTTGCAATTGAAAAAAATATTAAGAACCGTAAAGGATTGCTAGAAGAATATATAAATAGACCTGCAGGAGTATATGGAGTAGATTTGAACGAATCATCGCTAATTGCCGGTGGAGGAGCTGAATTAGTCGATGTCAACTCTAAAAGCAAGGATGGGTATACTCCGATTATTGTTGCTATTGAAGCAAGAAATCAGGAAATACTGAAACTTCTGATTGAAAATGGGGCAAATTTATATGAAAGACATCCAATTTTTAATAGAACGACTGTGGGAACGGCTGCATACTATGGAAATGAAGAAGCAGTGGAAACATTGTTAAAAAAGGATTCCAGGCTTGCTAATATTGGAAGTACGGTGGATGGCTGGACTCCGCTTGAAGATGCAACATTGAAGGCAAATGTGGAAATTGTAAAGATGCTGTTAAAATATGGAGCTAATCCGACACTTACTGATAAGCATGGCGGTACTCCAATGGATATGGCGACAAAGTTTGGAAAGGGAGAAATTGTTAAAGTTTTGAGGGATCATATAAAGGCTAATAGAAGTAAGTATTATAAGTAA
- the mltG gene encoding endolytic transglycosylase MltG produces the protein MKNTLKITYVIIFLILFMCLSLFFNFFFAKREYKNVNVNVKKGTNFIQIYKDLKLNYGIMDRIYLKLNGGNIKLKVGTYKFNGKYSKYEIIKKIKNSETNGIRLTIPEGFTSKQVFARMEALELGNTEEINKALSEVDFPYPHENNNFEGYFYPETYIFSENVTTKQVIRTILDEFLKKFPPEKYPDKKKFYDDLKLASIVEAEVPDEADKPKVAGIFLKRLEIGMKLESDATLKYELGRQATRNDLKLQNTAYNSYKVKGLPPTPIGNPPIETFKAVLNAEKTDDLFFFTYKGKTYYSKTHEEHLKKRRESGQLK, from the coding sequence ATGAAAAATACATTGAAAATTACTTATGTCATAATATTTTTAATATTGTTTATGTGTCTGTCACTCTTTTTTAACTTCTTTTTTGCAAAAAGGGAGTATAAAAATGTTAATGTAAATGTAAAAAAAGGGACAAATTTTATACAAATTTATAAAGACTTAAAATTGAATTATGGAATTATGGATAGAATATATCTAAAATTAAATGGTGGAAATATAAAGTTAAAAGTGGGAACTTATAAATTTAATGGGAAATATTCAAAATATGAAATTATAAAAAAAATAAAGAATAGTGAAACTAATGGAATAAGACTTACAATTCCTGAAGGATTTACATCAAAGCAAGTGTTTGCTCGGATGGAAGCGCTTGAATTGGGAAATACTGAGGAAATTAATAAAGCTTTGAGCGAGGTTGATTTTCCATATCCGCATGAAAATAATAATTTTGAAGGATATTTCTATCCTGAAACTTATATTTTTTCTGAAAATGTTACAACAAAACAAGTTATTAGAACTATTCTTGATGAGTTTTTGAAAAAATTTCCGCCTGAAAAATATCCTGACAAGAAGAAATTTTACGATGATTTAAAATTGGCTTCTATTGTGGAAGCAGAAGTGCCTGATGAAGCGGATAAGCCTAAAGTTGCCGGAATATTTTTGAAAAGATTAGAAATTGGGATGAAGCTGGAGTCAGATGCTACGTTAAAATATGAGTTGGGAAGACAGGCTACGAGAAATGATTTAAAATTACAGAATACAGCGTATAATTCGTATAAAGTCAAAGGATTGCCTCCAACACCAATTGGAAATCCTCCAATTGAAACTTTTAAGGCTGTGTTAAATGCTGAGAAGACAGATGATTTATTTTTCTTTACATATAAGGGAAAAACATATTATTCAAAGACACATGAGGAACATTTGAAAAAACGTCGTGAGAGCGGGCAATTAAAATAA
- the purD gene encoding phosphoribosylamine--glycine ligase, with amino-acid sequence MKVLIVGAGGREHAIAWKISQNEKVEKIFIAPGNAGAELLPKAENVNLSNNIDEYVKFAKENNIDLTFVGSEELLVAGIVDEFHKNGLKIFGPNKQAAILEGSKAYSKDFMKKYGIKTAVYEIFDNAEKAKEFLNNWKDFPVVVKASGLAAGKGVIIAQNLDEAIKAVDDIMIDEKFGDAGNQVVIEEFLDGVEASILSFTDSKVIVPLLSAKDHKKIGENETGLNTGGMGVISPNPYVTDEVFESFKNDIMNPTLKGMQAEGMDFEGVIFFGLMITAKGVYLLEYNMRLGDPETQAVLPLLENDLLELVEYSFDKKLSELNVTWKPLHACCVVGAAGGYPESYKKDDVITGIENAADDELVFIAGAKFEDGKFKTNGGRVLNAVAFGKTLDEAKENAYKLLNKIKFDGMYFRKDIGRIK; translated from the coding sequence ATGAAAGTATTAATCGTAGGAGCAGGTGGAAGAGAACATGCAATTGCTTGGAAAATATCTCAAAATGAAAAGGTGGAGAAAATATTTATAGCACCAGGGAATGCGGGAGCGGAGTTATTGCCAAAAGCTGAAAATGTGAATTTATCGAATAATATAGATGAGTATGTTAAATTTGCTAAGGAAAATAATATTGATTTGACATTTGTTGGAAGTGAAGAATTATTAGTAGCTGGTATTGTTGATGAATTTCATAAAAATGGGTTGAAAATTTTTGGGCCTAATAAACAAGCGGCAATTCTTGAAGGAAGCAAGGCTTATTCTAAAGATTTTATGAAAAAATATGGGATAAAAACTGCTGTTTATGAAATCTTTGATAATGCTGAAAAAGCGAAAGAATTTTTGAATAATTGGAAAGATTTTCCTGTAGTTGTAAAAGCTAGTGGTCTTGCGGCTGGGAAAGGTGTAATTATTGCTCAAAATCTTGATGAGGCGATAAAAGCGGTTGATGATATAATGATTGATGAAAAATTTGGAGATGCTGGAAATCAAGTTGTAATTGAAGAATTTTTGGATGGAGTAGAAGCTTCAATACTTTCATTTACAGATAGCAAAGTTATTGTACCATTGTTATCAGCAAAAGATCACAAAAAAATTGGAGAAAATGAAACAGGATTAAACACAGGTGGAATGGGAGTTATAAGTCCTAATCCTTATGTGACAGATGAAGTTTTTGAAAGTTTTAAAAATGACATTATGAATCCGACTTTAAAGGGAATGCAAGCTGAAGGAATGGATTTTGAAGGTGTAATTTTCTTTGGACTAATGATTACGGCAAAAGGTGTTTACTTGCTTGAATACAATATGAGATTAGGAGACCCTGAAACTCAAGCAGTTCTACCATTATTGGAAAATGATTTGTTAGAATTAGTAGAATATTCATTTGATAAAAAATTATCGGAATTAAATGTTACTTGGAAACCACTTCATGCTTGTTGTGTTGTAGGAGCTGCAGGAGGATATCCAGAAAGTTACAAAAAAGATGATGTTATAACTGGAATTGAAAATGCTGCAGATGATGAATTAGTATTTATCGCAGGAGCAAAATTTGAAGATGGAAAATTCAAAACTAATGGTGGAAGAGTATTAAATGCTGTTGCATTTGGAAAGACATTGGATGAAGCTAAGGAAAATGCTTATAAATTGTTGAATAAAATTAAATTTGATGGAATGTATTTTAGAAAGGATATAGGTAGAATTAAGTAA
- a CDS encoding Vpu has translation MFEKIMLVLSIIIIILAIITWTLKYINWKNEKKDKKNKPQ, from the coding sequence ATGTTTGAAAAAATAATGTTAGTATTGTCTATAATAATTATAATATTAGCAATTATAACTTGGACATTAAAATACATCAACTGGAAAAATGAAAAAAAAGATAAAAAAAATAAGCCCCAATAA